In Rhodococcus pseudokoreensis, one DNA window encodes the following:
- a CDS encoding acyl-CoA dehydrogenase family protein has protein sequence MSDPQSLSQLFALDSLLDTEEIAIRDTVRRFADGKIRPHIGDWFEAAALPVRELAEGLGELGVLGMHLEGYGCAGMSATAYGLACLELEAVDSGIRSLVSVQGSLAMYAIHHYGSEDQKQEWLPRMAAGKAIGCFGLTEPDFGSNPAGMRTGAKRDGDDWILNGTKMWITNGSVADVAVVWARTDDGIRGFVVPTDTPGFSAPEIKHKMSLRASVTSELVLEDVRLPESAMLPEAKGLSGPLGCLNEARFGIIFGAMGAARDCLESAISYAQDRQVFDKSLAAYQITQVKIADMALEVGKGHLLAYHLGRLKDRGEARPEQVSTGKLNNVREAIAIARECRTILGANGITLEYPVIRHANNLESVLTYEGTSEVHQLVIGKALTGEAAFR, from the coding sequence ATGTCCGACCCGCAGTCCCTGTCCCAGCTGTTCGCCCTCGACTCGCTGCTCGACACCGAGGAGATCGCGATCCGCGACACCGTCCGCCGATTCGCGGACGGGAAGATCCGGCCCCACATCGGCGACTGGTTCGAGGCGGCGGCGCTGCCCGTGCGTGAACTGGCCGAAGGGCTCGGCGAACTCGGCGTGCTCGGCATGCACCTCGAGGGCTACGGCTGCGCCGGCATGAGCGCCACCGCCTACGGCCTGGCCTGCCTGGAACTCGAGGCCGTCGACTCCGGCATCCGCAGTCTGGTGTCCGTGCAGGGCTCGCTGGCCATGTACGCGATCCACCACTACGGCAGCGAAGACCAGAAGCAGGAATGGCTGCCCCGCATGGCCGCGGGCAAGGCGATCGGCTGCTTCGGCCTCACCGAACCCGACTTCGGCTCCAACCCCGCCGGCATGCGCACGGGCGCCAAGCGGGACGGCGACGACTGGATCCTCAACGGCACCAAGATGTGGATCACCAACGGGTCCGTCGCCGACGTCGCCGTCGTGTGGGCCCGCACCGACGACGGCATCCGCGGATTCGTCGTGCCCACCGACACCCCCGGCTTCTCGGCGCCCGAGATCAAGCACAAGATGTCGCTGCGGGCGTCCGTCACCTCGGAGCTCGTGCTCGAGGACGTCCGGCTGCCCGAATCCGCGATGCTGCCGGAGGCCAAGGGACTGTCCGGTCCGCTCGGCTGCCTCAACGAGGCCCGATTCGGCATCATCTTCGGTGCGATGGGCGCCGCCCGCGACTGCCTCGAATCCGCCATCTCCTACGCGCAGGACCGCCAGGTCTTCGACAAGTCGCTCGCCGCCTACCAGATCACGCAGGTCAAGATCGCCGACATGGCCCTCGAGGTCGGCAAGGGCCACCTGCTCGCGTACCACCTCGGACGTCTCAAGGACCGCGGCGAGGCACGCCCCGAGCAGGTCAGCACGGGCAAGCTGAACAACGTCCGCGAGGCCATCGCCATCGCCCGCGAATGCCGCACCATCCTCGGCGCCAACGGAATCACGCTGGAATACCCCGTGATCCGCCACGCCAACAACCTCGAGTCCGTGCTCACCTACGAGGGCACGTCCGAGGTGCACCAGCTCGTGATCGGCAAGGCACTGACGGGCGAGGCAGCGTTCCGATAA
- a CDS encoding 3-hydroxybutyryl-CoA dehydrogenase, with protein MELVGVIGGGTMGAGIAEVCIKAGSSVLILETKPEFAEAAQARIEKSLARGVKAGKLDQADADAALARVRVTLDIEEFADRDLVIEAAPEIEALKVDIFGKLDKIVKPAGILASNTSSIPLIKMANATQRPGQVVGVHFFNPVPVMPLVEIVVSLVTSEETVLAVTDYAKNTLRKKTVRAGDRAGFIVNALLIPYLTSAVRMLESGYATAEDIDEAMKGGCGYPMGPLTLIDTVGLDITLAAAESLYAEFAEPHYAPPTLLERKVDAGQLGKKSGKGFYDYS; from the coding sequence GTGGAACTGGTAGGCGTGATCGGCGGCGGCACCATGGGTGCCGGCATCGCCGAGGTATGCATCAAGGCCGGCAGCTCGGTTCTCATCCTCGAGACCAAGCCGGAATTCGCCGAGGCCGCGCAGGCCCGCATCGAGAAGTCCCTGGCGCGCGGGGTGAAGGCGGGCAAGCTCGACCAGGCCGACGCCGACGCCGCACTCGCCCGGGTGCGGGTCACCCTCGACATCGAGGAGTTCGCGGACCGCGACCTCGTGATCGAGGCGGCGCCGGAGATCGAGGCGCTCAAGGTCGACATCTTCGGCAAGCTCGACAAGATCGTGAAGCCGGCGGGCATCCTGGCGTCCAACACGTCGTCCATCCCGCTGATCAAGATGGCCAACGCCACCCAGCGGCCCGGGCAGGTCGTGGGCGTCCACTTCTTCAACCCGGTGCCGGTGATGCCGCTGGTGGAGATCGTGGTCAGCCTGGTCACGTCGGAGGAGACCGTCCTCGCGGTCACCGACTACGCGAAGAACACGCTGCGCAAGAAGACGGTGCGGGCCGGGGACCGCGCGGGCTTCATCGTGAACGCGCTGCTCATCCCGTACCTCACGTCGGCGGTCCGGATGCTCGAGTCCGGGTACGCCACCGCCGAGGACATCGACGAGGCCATGAAAGGCGGCTGCGGCTACCCGATGGGCCCGCTGACGCTGATCGACACCGTCGGCCTCGACATCACCCTCGCCGCGGCGGAGTCGCTGTACGCGGAGTTCGCCGAGCCGCACTACGCGCCCCCGACGCTGCTCGAGCGCAAGGTGGACGCCGGGCAGCTCGGCAAGAAGAGTGGCAAGGGCTTCTACGACTACAGCTGA
- a CDS encoding fumarylacetoacetate hydrolase family protein, with the protein MTFSLATIRVDGTPIPVLSMDGKLYRITDLAPEVLAPNPAGGLMTVFAHWNTAEPVLQRAAGDLTDGVLTCAPVNAPGLEDWLTPLQYPGKVICTGANYYDHVTQDGGHVGFTKEDNIPVFFLKPPTTTLVGQGKSVRYPVQSSKFDYELELAFVIGKRGRRIPVEQARDYVAGYTIGLDLSARDWQRHPKHLVKFDLFGGKVFDDSCPLGPGIVPARFVDDTNLQLRFRLNGELRQNANTKDMIWSVPELIARISEHVTLEPGDVVLTGTPAGVGLSTGTWTKVGDRLDGEIDGLGSLQVEIIDDHPESDGT; encoded by the coding sequence ATGACATTTTCCCTCGCGACGATCCGCGTCGACGGTACGCCGATCCCAGTTCTCAGCATGGACGGCAAGCTGTACCGGATCACCGACCTCGCCCCGGAAGTTCTCGCACCCAACCCCGCCGGCGGTCTGATGACGGTATTCGCGCACTGGAACACAGCTGAACCGGTCCTGCAGCGGGCCGCCGGCGACCTGACCGACGGTGTCCTGACGTGCGCCCCCGTCAATGCGCCCGGACTCGAGGACTGGCTGACGCCGCTGCAATACCCCGGCAAAGTCATCTGCACCGGCGCGAACTACTACGACCACGTGACACAGGACGGCGGCCACGTCGGCTTCACCAAAGAAGACAACATCCCGGTCTTCTTCCTCAAACCGCCCACCACGACGCTGGTCGGGCAGGGCAAGTCCGTGCGGTACCCGGTCCAGTCGAGCAAATTCGACTACGAACTCGAGCTGGCGTTCGTGATCGGCAAACGCGGCCGGCGGATTCCGGTCGAACAGGCCCGCGATTACGTCGCCGGTTACACCATCGGTCTCGACCTCTCGGCCCGCGACTGGCAGCGGCACCCGAAGCATCTGGTCAAGTTCGACCTCTTCGGCGGCAAGGTGTTCGACGACAGCTGCCCCCTGGGTCCCGGCATCGTGCCCGCACGGTTCGTCGACGACACCAACCTGCAGCTGCGGTTCCGCCTCAACGGTGAACTCCGGCAGAACGCCAACACGAAGGACATGATCTGGTCGGTACCGGAACTCATCGCACGGATCAGCGAGCATGTCACCCTCGAGCCCGGCGATGTGGTGCTCACCGGGACGCCCGCCGGTGTGGGCCTGAGCACCGGCACCTGGACCAAGGTCGGCGATCGACTCGACGGCGAGATCGACGGGCTCGGGTCCCTCCAGGTGGAAATCATCGACGACCACCCCGAATCCGACGGAACGTGA